A window of Choloepus didactylus isolate mChoDid1 chromosome 21, mChoDid1.pri, whole genome shotgun sequence contains these coding sequences:
- the PPP1R35 gene encoding protein phosphatase 1 regulatory subunit 35, which produces MMGCGEPELESAEGEEPLAAPGPAPEPRAPEPRAPVPEPGLDVSLSPRPESPEPAHRSPGRRKGRADRRGGARRGRQVRFRLAPTSPGRSEPPAAAVAAPSEKPAAQQELAAPALQSTLALGLELQAARAAAAGHFDAAKAVEEQLRKSFQTRCGLEESVTEGLNVPRSKRLFRDLVSLQVPEEQVLSAALREKLALLPPQARAPPPKEPPGAGPDMTILCNPQTLFYESPHLTLDGLPPLRLQLRPRPSEDTFLMHRTLRRWEA; this is translated from the exons ATGATGGGCTGTGGGGAGCCAGAGCTGGAATCGGCGGAAGGGGAAGAGCCCTTGGCGGCCCCGGGGCCAGCCCCTGAACCTCGAGCCCCGGAGCCCCGAGCCCCCGTGCCCGAGCCCGGCCTAGACGTGAGCCTGAGCCCGCGGCCCGAGAGCCCCGAGCCGGCGCACCGCAGTCCGGGCCGTCGGAAAGGGCGGGCGGACCGGCGGGGCGGGGCTCGGAGGGGGCGACAG gTCCGTTTCCGCCTGGCGCCGACCTCCCCGGGTAGGTCCGAGCCACCAGCGGCGGCAGTCGCCGCCCCGAGCGAAAAGCCGGCGGCACAGCAGGAGCTGGCGGCACCTGCGCTGCAGAGCACCCTGGCCTTGGGCCTCGAGCTGCAGGCCGCGCGGGCCGCCGCCGCGGGCCACTTTGACGCCGCGAAGGCGGTGGAGGAGCAGCTGCGAAAGTCGTTCCAGACCCGCTGCGGCCTGGAGGAGAGCGTGACCGAGG GGCTGAACGTGCCGCGCTCCAAGCGGCTCTTCCGGGACCTGGTGAGCCTGCAGGTGCCGGAGGAACAGGTTCTCAGCGCCGCGCTCAGGGAGAAGCTGGCGCTCCTGCCGCCGCAGGCTCGAGCCCCGCCCCCAAAG GAGCCGCCTGGGGCAGGACCAGACATGACTATCCTGTGTAACCCACAAACACTATTTTATGAATCTCCACACCTAACCCTGGACGGCCTGCCCCCTCTCAGACTTCAACTCCGGCCTCGCCCTTCAGAGGATACTTTCCTCATGCATCGGACTCTGAGGCGATGGGAAGCTTAG
- the MEPCE gene encoding 7SK snRNA methylphosphate capping enzyme — translation MIEMAAEKEPFLVPAPPPPLKDESGGGGGPTVQPHREAASGELRGGTERGPGPRVHSAGACKESPGAASTPRGGQSQQQRGGGPQAQSHGEARLSDPHGRAAAPDLGEERRGGGGTELGPPAPPRPRNGYQPHRPPGGGGGKRRNSCNVGGGGGGFKHPAFKRRRRVNSDCDSVLPSNFLLGGNIFDPLNLNSLLDEEVSRALNAETPKSSPLPAKGRDPVEILIPKDITDPLSLNTCTDEAHVVLASPLKTGRKRHRHRGQHHQQQQAPGGNDSHSVLPTTPLTPSLQGEGTTQQQHRGQNRDAPQPYELNTAINCRDEVVSPLPCALQGPTGSLSALPAASVTPAPPSSSSRHRKRRRTSSKSEAGARGGGQGPKEKGRGSGGGRHHHHPLPAAGFKKQQRKFQYGNYCKYYGYRNPSCEDGRLRVLKPEWFQGRDVLDLGCNVGHLTLSIACKWGPSRMVGLDIDARLIHSARQNIRHYLSEELRLPPQTPEGDPEAEGWEGTTTIRKRSCFPASLTASRGPIAAPQVPLDGADTSVFPNNVVFVTGNYVLDRDELVEAQTPEYDVVLCLSLTKWVHLNWGDEGLKRMFRRIYRHLRPGGILVLEPQPWSSYGKRKTLTETIYKNYYRIQLKPEQFSSYLTSPEVGFSSYELVATPHNTSKGFQRPVYLFHKARSPSH, via the exons ATGATCGAGATGGCGGCGGAGAAGGAGCCGTTTCTGGTGccggccccgccgccgccgctcaAAGATGAGTCGGGCGGAGGGGGCGGCCCCACGGTGCAACCGCACCGAGAGGCCGCCTCCGGGGAGCTCCGCGGCGGAACGGAGCGTGGGCCGGGCCCTCGTGTACACTCGGCTGGGGCCTGCAAGGAGAGCCCCGGGGCTGCGTCCACCCCTCGGGGCGGCCAGTCGCAGCAGCAGCGAGGGGGCGGCCCCCAGGCGCAGTCGCACGGGGAGGCCCGCTTGTCGGATCCCCACGGGCGAGCCGCGGCCCCGGACCTGGGGGAGGAGCGACGGGGAGGGGGCGGAACAGAACTGGGGCCCCCTGCCCCTCCTCGCCCCCGAAATGGCTACCAGCCCCACCGGCCCCCCGGCGGGGGTGGGGGCAAGAGGAGAAATAGCTGTAATGTAGGGGGAGGTGGCGGGGGCTTCAAACATCCGGCCTTCAAGAGGCGCAGGCGGGTTAATTCGGACTGTGACTCTGTATTGCCCTCCAACTTTCTTCTGGGGGGCAATATCTTTGACCCACTGAACCTGAATAGTCTCTTGGATGAGGAAGTGAGCCGAGCACTCAATGCAGAGACCCCTAAGTCATCCCCACTTCCGGCCAAGGGGCGAGATCCAGTGGAGATCCTCATTCCCAAAGATATTACTGACCCACTCAGTCTCAATACTTGCACTGATGAGGCCCACGTAGTTCTTGCTTCGCCACTCAAGACTGGTCGGAAGCGGCACAGACACCGGGGACAGCACCATCAGCAGCAGCAGGCACCTGGAGGGAACGATAGCCACTCGGTGCTGCCCACAACCCCCCTCACTCCCTCGCTTCAGGGGGAGGGCACCACCCAGCAGCAGCATAGAGGCCAGAACCGGGACGCCCCCCAACCCTATGAACTCAACACAGCCATCAACTGCAGGGATGAGGTCGTGTCTCCTCTTCCATGTGCCCTACAGGGTCCCACAGGGTCCCTTTCAGCCCTTCCAGCTGCCTCAGTCACCCCTGCACCCCCGTCTTCCTCCTCACGACACCGCAAACGTCGCAGGACTTCCAGCAAGTCGGAGGCAGGGGCCAGGGGTGGAGGCCAGGGTCCCAAGGAAAAGGGCCGAGGGAGTGGGGGaggccgccaccaccaccaccccctaccTGCTGCAGGCTTCAAAAAGCAACAGCGCAAATTCCAGTATGGGAATTATTGCAAGTACTATGGGTACCGCAATCCTTCCTGTGAGGACGGGCGTCTTCGAGTGCTGAAGCCCGAGTGGTTTCAGGGCCGGGATGTCCTCGATCTGGGCTGCAATGTGGGCCATCTGACCCTGAGCATTGCCTGCAAGTGGGGCCCATCCCGCATGGTGGGCCTGGATATCGATGCCCGGCTCATCCACTCTGCCCGCCAGAATATCCGACACTACCTGTCTGAGGAGCTGCGTCTCCCACCCCAGACTCCTGAGGGGGACCCAGAGGCAGAGGGTTGGGAAGGGACCACTACTATCCGGAAGAGAAGCTGCTTCCCAGCCTCACTGACAGCCAGCCGGGGTCCCATCGCGGCACCCCAGGTGCCACTGGATGGAGCGGACACATCAGTCTTCCCCAACAACGTTGTCTTCGTCACG GGTAACTATGTGCTGGATCGAGATGAGCTGGTCGAGGCCCAAACACCCGAGTACGATGTGGTGCTCTGCCTCAGCCTTACCAAGTGGGTGCATCTGAACTGGGGAGACGAGGGGCTGAAGCGCATGTTTCGCCGGATCTACCGGCACCTACGCCCGGGGGGCATCCTGGTCCTGGAGCCCCAACCCTGGTCATCCTATGGCAAGAGAAAGACCCTCACG GAAACCATCTACAAGAACTACTATCGAATCCAGCTGAAGCCAGAGCAATTCAGTTCCTACCTGACGTCCCCAGAGGTGGGCTTCTCCAGCTATGAGCTTGTGGCCACACCCCACAACACCTCCAAAG GCTTCCAGCGTCCTGTGTACCTGTTCCACAAGGCCCGCTCCCCTAGCCACTAA